From Rhizobium favelukesii, the proteins below share one genomic window:
- a CDS encoding DUF899 domain-containing protein has product MTMHITGTREEWLAARLDLLAEEKELTRRSDMLAQRRQELPWVRIDKEYRFETANGSASLIDLFKGRSQLLIYHFMFGPDYTAGCPSCSSIADGFNGVAVHLENHDVAFTAVSRAPLAKLQAFKRRMGWSFDWASSFGSDFNLDFSVLFSEEQQREGGIEYNYRREPPARVLSEGQTVQEWKLRGSESPVAQIAAMTGTDVATYTRDRPGVSAFVLEDGAVYHTYSSYARGLDSIWGVYQWLDRAPRGRNEQGIWWRLHDEYGQG; this is encoded by the coding sequence ATGACGATGCATATCACCGGTACACGCGAAGAATGGCTTGCGGCGCGGCTCGACCTGCTCGCAGAAGAGAAGGAACTGACACGGCGCAGCGACATGCTGGCGCAACGCCGCCAGGAACTGCCGTGGGTGCGGATTGACAAGGAATACCGGTTCGAGACCGCCAATGGCAGCGCTTCGCTGATCGATCTCTTCAAGGGCCGTTCGCAGCTTCTCATCTACCATTTCATGTTCGGACCCGACTATACGGCCGGATGCCCCTCCTGCTCGTCGATCGCAGACGGCTTCAACGGCGTCGCCGTCCATCTCGAAAACCATGACGTCGCCTTCACCGCCGTTTCCCGCGCACCGCTTGCCAAGCTGCAGGCTTTCAAGCGACGGATGGGATGGAGCTTCGACTGGGCATCCTCTTTCGGCAGCGATTTCAACCTCGACTTCAGCGTCTTGTTCAGCGAAGAGCAGCAGCGCGAAGGCGGGATAGAGTATAACTATCGCCGCGAGCCACCGGCACGGGTGCTATCAGAAGGCCAGACCGTGCAGGAATGGAAACTGCGCGGCAGCGAGAGCCCAGTCGCCCAGATCGCCGCAATGACCGGGACGGATGTCGCGACGTACACGCGCGACCGGCCGGGTGTCAGCGCCTTCGTGCTCGAGGACGGCGCGGTCTACCACACCTACTCAAGCTATGCGCGCGGCCTGGACAGCATTTGGGGCGTGTATCAATGGCTCGACCGCGCGCCCCGAGGCCGCAATGAGCAGGGTATCTGGTGGCGGCTGCATGACGAATACGGCCAGGGATGA